Proteins co-encoded in one Streptococcus parauberis NCFD 2020 genomic window:
- the comGB gene encoding competence type IV pilus assembly protein ComGB, producing the protein MKNGIKLLISWLQKDISLKKKGKKKRLSSKKQYQLIQLLHNLQASGFNLVEMVSFLKKSKLISEEQVKIMEFHMLNGSSLSKIMLDLGYPDSIITQLSLAELHGNILGSLENIETYLLQVNHIKKKTFEVVMYPLVLLFFLTTILLGLRQYLLPSLNEEGPLMFLLTYFPHLLIILIVIILFVSIVVIYKWRRSSPLKLISQISRLPLIGYVIQLYMTAFYAREWGNLLDQGLELSTILSVMSKEKSLLVREIGIEMNSAFVEGIPFEQKVLDYPFFKNELSLIISYGQVKSKLGKELEIYSQNTWESYFRFLIQLTQLIQPIVFLAVALIIVMIYAAMLLPIYQNMGGNL; encoded by the coding sequence ATGAAAAATGGAATCAAGCTATTGATCAGTTGGTTGCAAAAGGACATTTCCCTGAAGAAAAAGGGGAAAAAGAAAAGATTATCAAGTAAAAAACAATATCAACTTATCCAATTGTTACATAATCTCCAAGCAAGCGGATTTAATTTAGTTGAAATGGTATCTTTTCTGAAGAAAAGTAAATTAATATCTGAAGAGCAGGTTAAAATTATGGAATTTCACATGCTCAATGGTAGTAGTTTATCAAAAATCATGCTTGATTTAGGTTACCCAGATAGTATTATAACTCAATTGAGTTTAGCAGAATTACATGGGAATATTTTGGGGAGTCTTGAAAATATAGAAACATACCTTTTGCAAGTGAATCATATTAAAAAGAAAACTTTCGAAGTGGTAATGTATCCACTTGTATTACTATTTTTTCTAACAACTATACTACTTGGTTTGAGACAATATTTATTGCCTTCGCTTAATGAGGAAGGTCCACTTATGTTCCTACTAACCTATTTTCCTCACCTTTTAATAATCCTAATTGTGATAATCCTCTTTGTCTCTATAGTAGTTATTTATAAATGGCGACGCAGTTCACCACTCAAGCTAATTAGCCAAATTAGTCGATTGCCTTTAATAGGATACGTCATCCAGTTATATATGACAGCCTTCTATGCTCGAGAATGGGGAAATTTATTAGATCAGGGGCTTGAATTAAGTACGATTTTGTCTGTTATGAGTAAGGAAAAATCACTTTTGGTACGGGAAATAGGTATAGAAATGAATAGTGCTTTTGTAGAGGGGATTCCGTTTGAGCAAAAGGTACTAGATTATCCATTTTTTAAAAATGAATTGAGTTTAATTATTTCATATGGACAAGTTAAATCAAAATTAGGGAAGGAGTTAGAAATATATTCTCAAAATACATGGGAGTCTTACTTCAGGTTCCTCATACAACTTACTCAGCTGATTCAACCAATTGTATTTTTAGCAGTTGCTCTAATTATTGTCATGATTTATGCAGCAATGCTATTGCCAATTTATCAAAATATGGGAGGAAATTTATGA
- the comGD gene encoding competence type IV pilus minor pilin ComGD translates to MIIIKNTVIKSQMLNKEVSAFTYFESLLCLVITCFSVIILTTSVGTVFEKVTNNLFYIEFENFYRHSQKISILKRVAGTMVFKEKSISYHNETITLPDTIRLGFVNKVKINQFGGNHSLAKINFISSDETVTYTLNLGSGTYKKTKN, encoded by the coding sequence ATGATTATTATAAAAAACACAGTGATAAAATCCCAAATGTTAAATAAGGAAGTATCAGCGTTTACCTATTTTGAATCTTTACTATGTCTAGTAATTACTTGTTTTTCAGTTATTATATTGACAACAAGTGTGGGTACAGTATTTGAAAAAGTTACAAATAATCTATTCTATATTGAATTTGAAAATTTTTATCGGCATAGTCAAAAAATTTCCATACTAAAACGGGTTGCAGGAACAATGGTATTTAAGGAAAAATCAATTTCATATCACAATGAAACAATTACCTTACCAGATACAATCAGACTTGGATTTGTTAACAAGGTAAAGATAAACCAGTTTGGTGGAAATCATTCTCTTGCTAAAATAAATTTTATTAGTTCGGATGAAACTGTTACTTATACTCTAAATTTAGGAAGTGGTACTTATAAAAAAACAAAAAATTAA
- the comGC gene encoding competence type IV pilus major pilin ComGC — protein MKKFIINFKNKSVQAFTLLEMLMVILIISILMLLFIPNLNKQKEKVLNTGGEALVKIVENQAELYALNNAGKVPSLNDLKSNVNLTEKQITAYNDYYKKHSDKIPNVK, from the coding sequence ATGAAAAAATTTATTATTAATTTTAAAAACAAATCAGTACAAGCATTCACTCTTTTAGAGATGCTAATGGTTATTCTTATTATTTCTATACTGATGCTCTTATTTATTCCAAATTTAAACAAACAAAAAGAAAAAGTCTTGAATACCGGAGGAGAGGCTCTAGTTAAAATAGTTGAAAATCAAGCTGAACTCTATGCATTGAATAATGCTGGCAAAGTGCCATCATTAAATGATTTAAAGAGCAATGTAAATTTAACAGAAAAGCAAATAACCGCTTATAATGATTATTATAAAAAACACAGTGATAAAATCCCAAATGTTAAATAA
- the comGG gene encoding competence type IV pilus minor pilin ComGG, whose protein sequence is MHLRSQVKAGVLLYSLLMASIFILIVQVYIIQSNRLQVEHQAHLAIAKAYAMAEMTKSSRSDKQNGQISFNTGTVKYSNKNDQLHMQINVEGGFDYHFSYGNQKQENLEKNSLIEDNQNPNIPSKKRKVRKEKPSTNQEERQGKVKDHTV, encoded by the coding sequence ATGCATTTGAGAAGCCAAGTTAAAGCAGGAGTTCTCTTATATTCACTTTTGATGGCTTCAATTTTCATATTAATTGTTCAGGTTTACATTATTCAGAGCAACCGACTACAAGTTGAACATCAAGCTCATCTTGCAATTGCTAAGGCTTATGCAATGGCTGAAATGACAAAGTCTTCTCGTTCTGACAAACAGAATGGACAAATCTCATTTAATACAGGTACTGTAAAATATTCTAATAAAAATGATCAACTTCATATGCAAATTAATGTGGAAGGAGGTTTTGATTATCACTTTAGTTATGGCAATCAAAAACAAGAAAATCTAGAAAAAAACTCATTAATTGAAGATAACCAAAATCCAAATATACCAAGTAAAAAGAGAAAAGTTCGAAAAGAAAAACCATCAACAAACCAAGAGGAGAGGCAAGGTAAAGTCAAAGATCATACAGTATAA
- the comGF gene encoding competence type IV pilus minor pilin ComGF — protein sequence MLQKLVTKGFTLFEALIALLVISGSLLVYQGLTKSTFANMNYLSQSDQDSWLLFANQFRAELEGSQFIEIKGKKMLVKKDEKVVSFRLTEKNDFRKSAASGKGLNPMLLNLQDIQMTTVNHQLTLHLIWQSGLERDFIYAFEKPS from the coding sequence ATGTTACAAAAATTAGTGACTAAGGGTTTTACCTTATTTGAAGCCTTAATTGCACTTTTAGTTATCTCTGGATCTCTACTGGTTTATCAAGGTTTAACTAAGTCAACGTTTGCCAATATGAACTATCTAAGTCAAAGTGATCAAGATAGTTGGCTCTTATTTGCAAATCAGTTTAGAGCTGAATTGGAAGGTTCACAATTTATTGAAATTAAAGGAAAAAAAATGCTTGTTAAAAAAGATGAAAAGGTAGTTTCTTTTAGATTAACTGAAAAAAATGACTTTAGAAAATCGGCGGCTAGTGGGAAAGGCTTAAATCCAATGTTGTTAAACTTACAGGATATTCAAATGACGACAGTAAATCACCAACTAACTCTTCATTTGATCTGGCAAAGTGGCCTGGAAAGGGATTTTATCTATGCATTTGAGAAGCCAAGTTAA
- the comGE gene encoding competence type IV pilus minor pilin ComGE: MVLIKKQKIKGYILFESLLALGILVYIVLVILGAIEQYQQLHNRYIQEEEALNAAISAIQTQKDSLAINNVEIIVHSTAKEMRVNDKSKELFHVTKISD; the protein is encoded by the coding sequence GTGGTACTTATAAAAAAACAAAAAATTAAAGGTTATATCCTTTTTGAAAGTCTTCTTGCTTTAGGTATTCTTGTTTATATTGTATTAGTTATTTTAGGCGCAATTGAGCAATATCAACAACTTCATAATCGGTACATACAGGAAGAAGAGGCTCTAAATGCTGCAATATCAGCTATTCAGACTCAAAAGGACAGTCTGGCTATTAATAATGTAGAAATTATTGTTCATTCAACAGCAAAGGAAATGAGAGTCAATGACAAAAGTAAAGAGTTGTTTCATGTTACAAAAATTAGTGACTAA